Genomic DNA from Natrinema saccharevitans:
GTACGTCGCGAGCCCGCCCGGACTACAACGGGCGCACAGCTGTAACGGGCCTTCCAGATGCCCGAGTTCGACCCGGAACCGCGTCAGTGCTGCAAGCGTGTCGACGGCCAGCCCACAGCCGTCACAGGCGACGTGATCGCACTCATCGGGATCCGGCTCCGTCTGAATCGCATAGTCCACACAGATAGGGTGGGTGACCCGTTCGTCTTGGCCCCAGGTGTGGGCCTCGCCAGTCTCGGTACCGGGCAGCGCGTCGCAAAACGCACAGCCGATGAGCGTCTGCTGCATCACTCGCCCTCCGCGTCGGCGTCGCGGCCAGCTGTCCAGCCACGGTGGAAGACGGCCAGCTGCGTCGATGAGTCGAACGCGGTGCCGCTCGGCTCGTGAATCAGAACTTGGTCCTCGGGAACCGGAGTGACGACGTCCGCGTCGACGAGGTCGCTGACCAGGCGTTGGGCCGTCGTGTCGTCGACGTCCGCCGTGTCAACGCTGGCGGCGTCGCGGTCCTGGGCGAACTGTTCTTTCTCGAGCCGTTCGTAGTCGGCACTGGTGTCGTCGTGAGGTTCGGGACCAGGCATGGTGAGTCACGCAGCGCACACCGTCGCGCGCCGCACGCCTCCCGGCGCCGACAAACAGTCAGGGCGGACAGTATCAGTCCGGTCGCGGGTCTCGATAGCCGATGACGGCGACGGCGTCGATGAACAGGACGCCCTTCATGAAGTCG
This window encodes:
- a CDS encoding DUF7558 family protein, with the translated sequence MQQTLIGCAFCDALPGTETGEAHTWGQDERVTHPICVDYAIQTEPDPDECDHVACDGCGLAVDTLAALTRFRVELGHLEGPLQLCARCSPGGLATYWTRDLEEHLVATPAE